The following coding sequences lie in one Zingiber officinale cultivar Zhangliang chromosome 2B, Zo_v1.1, whole genome shotgun sequence genomic window:
- the LOC122045576 gene encoding probable carboxylesterase 17: protein MRRRRMGAVPQQLIGDRRINTNVQMSKDAGHGAVLEEIEGLIKVYKDGYVERLPAVPHVPCTWACEPGVTSEDVALAGSSTDLWARLHMPVHRHQRFPLLVYFHGGGFCVGSPAWRCYHEFLARLTSHAACSVLSINYRLAPEHRLPAALEDGLAALRWVRQQAAGVRFDVGRVFLAGDSAGAAIAYHVAAAVGAEAAAALRPACLKGVILIQPFFGGVERTWSEKNLAQAAERSALSLAASDCYWRMALPPGANQDHPWCNPLAKGAPPLEGLRLPPLLVCVSELDILRDRNLAFCKALRNAGKGVEHKTYAGVGHAFQILHNYHMSQVRTNEMLIHIKAFITNIR, encoded by the coding sequence atgaggaggagaaggatgggCGCCGTTCCCCAGCAGCTGATCGGAGACCGAAGGATCAATACTAACGTCCAAATGAGCAAGGACGCCGGCCATGGCGCTGTCCTGGAGGAGATCGAGGGGCTCATCAAGGTCTACAAGGACGGCTACGTCGAACGCCTCCCTGCTGTGCCCCATGTCCCATGCACTTGGGCCTGCGAGCCCGGCGTGACGAGCGAGGACGTCGCCCTCGCCGGTTCTTCCACCGACCTCTGGGCCCGCCTCCACATGCCTGTCCACCGCCATCAGAGGTTCCCTCTTCTCGTTTACTTCCACGGCGGCGGCTTCTGCGTCGGCTCCCCCGCCTGGCGCTGCTACCACGAGTTCCTTGCCCGCCTGACCTCTCACGCAGCCTGCTCGGTGCTCTCCATTAATTACCGCCTCGCGCCCGAGCACCGCCTCCCTGCGGCCTTGGAGGACGGCCTCGCAGCACTGCGCTGGGTGAGGCAGCAAGCGGCCGGCGTCCGCTTCGACGTCGGCCGCGTGTTCCTTGCCGGGGACAGCGCCGGCGCAGCCATCGCATACCACGTGGCGGCAGCCGTGGGGGCGGAGGCAGCGGCGGCGCTACGGCCGGCTTGCCTCAAGGGCGTGATCCTGATTCAGCCTTTCTTCGGCGGTGTGGAACGGACTTGGTCGGAGAAGAACCTAGCGCAGGCGGCGGAGAGGTCAGCGCTGAGCCTTGCGGCATCGGACTGCTACTGGCGGATGGCGCTACCTCCGGGAGCGAACCAGGACCACCCATGGTGCAACCCGCTGGCGAAGGGCGCACCCCCGTTGGAGGGCCTGCGCCTGCCGCCTCTGCTGGTCTGCGTCTCCGAGTTGGACATACTGAGGGACAGGAACTTGGCGTTCTGCAAGGCCTTGCGGAACGCCGGCAAAGGCGTGGAGCATAAGACCTACGCCGGCGTTGGCCACGCTTTCCAGATCCTCCATAATTACCACATGTCTCAAGTCCGGACGAACGAGATGTTAATCCACATCAAAGCCTTCATTACCAacattagataa